GTTGCCCGTAGGTATCTCTCATCAATACACACAAATGTACATGGGGATGCTCTGGTTCTCCTTCTTTTTCGGATTCGTGGTGCAGGGCAAAGACGTATTGATGGTCGGCAAACTGTTCGGCGGCGAAATTGCGGGCGGCATTCAAGACGGCCTGCGGCGGTGTTCCGGCAGGCATGGATAGGACGATATTGAGGGCTTCCCGGTGTTTGCCTCTTTCGGGGATATTGAGTTTCTGCCAATCTTCTAGTTGCGATTTGACGGCTTTTTTCCGTTTAATTTTTCACCGGAGTGATTTTCGACAGTAATTTTACCGTTGCGTGAAATGTAGTCCAAATGGTTGCGTATGCCCTGCATACCATTGGAGTTTCGACTTAGCCTTTTAGGGATTTTAACCATGACTTCGGGGTGTTTTTTAGCCGCCGCCGTCAGGTTGGCCAATCCGCTACCGGATTTGAGGGGTACTCTGGATTTTGCCCGGTGATTGGATTTTGAGATGGGGATGCTGGAATCTTTTGCACGGACGGAGCGGGTTTTGAAACCCAAAAACCAATCGTCTATTTTACGGTACAGGGACATAGCTTTACTCCTATTCGGACAGGCGTTTGCGGTTGGTTCGTAATACGTCACTTACCCTTTGGGTATGTTGCCTGATGAATTGTGATAGGGCATTTATCTGTTCGGATGTAAGAGAAACACCTTCGCCCATATTGAGCTGTCGGGCAATTTGGTTGAGGTTGCGGCCTATACTTAAAAGCTGGTAGTTTGACTGGAAAAGCACTTCGACTTCGGCCGCCGTCAGCAGGGGATGCTTACGGACGTGCGACTGGACTATATCGCGTATGATGTCGTTCACGCTGCTTTTGTGCTTTTCAGCGGCGGCTTCGAGGTAGGCACGGTCTTTTTCGGGCAGGCGGACGGTAACGCGTTTGCTGCTTCTTGGGGGTGGAAGTCCGATCAATTCGGGTTCTTCCTTTTCAAGCTGCGCCTTCAAAAGCCGTTTTGCCATCCACGACACACTGGCTTTCCCATACCGTTGTTTTGCCAGTTGCGTAAGCTCTCTAATTTCTTCATGGGTTAAACCATAGACACTGATTTCAGGCATGGTTCTTTTCCTTAAAAAACAAGGTCGTCTGAAACCATGTTTCAGACGACCTTTCTTATCGTTATCGTCCGTAAAACAGTTCCTGTTGCTCAGGAGACTGTTCCAGGTCTTTTTGTGTCGTCAGGCGGCCATATTGGGTCTGATAGAAATTCAGGCGTGCCTGCATCTGTGTTTGTTCGGGCAGGCCTTTAATCAGGTTTTCCATGCCTGCCTCCAAAATTCGGTACTTTTTCTGCTCGTCGGCATTCATATCAGACAACCGCTGCCCATACTGTTCTTTTGCTACCAGCAAACGTTCTTCCAAGGTTTGCGCCGGTTGCCGCGCCTCCTTTTCAGACGGCCTTTCTTCTGCCTGCTGTGTCGGTTTTTCAGATTCGCGATTCTCCGGCGCAGGCTTTTCGGTTTCGGGCGTGGTCTTGCGCTCCTGTTTCTGGCGGTGCAGGGCGAGGATGTGGTTATAGGTATCGCGGAATTTGGCGAACTGTTCGCCTTTTACGCCTTGCAGGTAGGCATAGCCGAACTGCTGCTTGTCTTTATCCCATATGATGCGTGCTTTCTCTACGCCGCTGACGAAAAAGCGGTTCGGGAATTTGCGCCATTGGGTAATTTCGCCGGACTCGATCATCGGTTTTAAAAACGCAGGGATGTCGGCATTGTTCACGCGGTCGATGGCCGCCTGTTCACGTTCGATGGCGCGCTGGGTCTTCTCAATTTCCTTGTCCGCCGTCCGCAAACCGTCGTTCTGGCGTTCCCAGCGGTTCAATGTTGCCTGTCCGTTGCGCTTATCGTTGAGCGGTTGTCCGTTCGCACTGCGAACGTCGTCGAAATGGTTTTGCAGCCGTTGGTCGAACGCCGCCTGTTTCTTTGCCAGCGACTGTTGCAGGATTTTCATTCTCCTGCTGCCCGCAGGTTGCTTGTTTTCATTCTCTACCATATTGCCTCCAAGAAAGAAAACAGCCTGAAACCGCAGTGTTTCAGGCTGTAAGGTAAAGCGTCAGAAAAATCAGCGGCCAAGTTCCACTTCAGGCTCTTGGGAGCGGCCGTGCTGATGCTGCCGATCGTTCTGTCGTACCTGCTCCGGCGACGGAATCTGAATCGGATCGGGCAATTTCAGCTTCGTTCCGTGCATATTTTGGGCGGTATGCTCGTAGTAGTTTCTCAAGGCTTTTGTGCGTACATCACCTTCCAGCCCGCGTATTGAATCCATCACACCGCGTTCATACATTGCCAGTTTCTTTTGATTGGGCTTACTCAACTTTTGTGCTTTCTGCATATAATGATCTTTCGCCGCAACAAAGCCTGTATTCAACGCAGCCGCCTTCATATCATCAGTCTGATGCACGACTTCGGCGGGAACTTCTTCCCGACCAATGGAATGAACCGGTACGTCAATATCGGTATCAGCTCGAGGAGAAGCATTGATTGTTCTGTCGGAAGGCAGTGTGCTTTGCGCTTTCAGTCGATCAGCGGCAGACAGCATGGCAGCATCGGGCTGGGTATGAATGCGCTCTTCACGTTCAACCTCGGGTTTAAGCTGTTCCTTCTCCTGTGTAGGCTTCCCCGTTTCGCTTTGAGAGTTACCCTGTTCTGTTCGTTTGTGAGGCTCTTTTCTTGGCTGTTCCTTCTCTACTTCCGGTTGTCGTCTTTCCTGCTCACGCACCATCTCCGGTATAATGCCATTTTGCGCGTAACGTTCCCGCAACGCTTCCACTCGCTGCAAATCAGCGGCGGTTGGGTTATAGCCACTAGTACGGATACCCTGGGCGGCGGCTTCAATAAACATTGCCTGACGGAAGTCTTTACTGCCCGACAACTTGATGCTGTCCCAACCTTTGGCTTTGACAACTTCCAACATATCCTTGACTGTTTGCGGATCAGAAAGGGCTGTTTTTAACTCCTTGCCTTTATCTTCAAACAACACTGTTTTGTGGTCTGAAACGGAATAGAATTTGCCGCCTACGCTGTGGTAACGCGTTTTGATGTTGTCAGGGATACGATATTGTAGGTCTAAAACGACCTTGCGGGCGTTTGGTTCAGTTTCAGACGGCCTATCGAACTTTGGGGCGGTAGATTCCGATTCGGAGCGGGTAGAAGTCTGTCCTTTTTTGTTCTTTTCCTGAATAAACTCATCTTTTAGGGGTGCTTCCCATCCTTGCTCCGTTTTATAAAACGTTACGCGTTGTCCATCATGTGTTATACCTTCATAGAATTTAAGCGTACCTTCTTTATCCAAGTCTTGTTGAATTTCTTCGGGTGTTTTGCGTAGATACATGATGTCGGTTGTTGCATCATGC
This region of Neisseria subflava genomic DNA includes:
- a CDS encoding MobC family plasmid mobilization relaxosome protein yields the protein MPEISVYGLTHEEIRELTQLAKQRYGKASVSWMAKRLLKAQLEKEEPELIGLPPPRSSKRVTVRLPEKDRAYLEAAAEKHKSSVNDIIRDIVQSHVRKHPLLTAAEVEVLFQSNYQLLSIGRNLNQIARQLNMGEGVSLTSEQINALSQFIRQHTQRVSDVLRTNRKRLSE
- a CDS encoding LPD7 domain-containing protein, giving the protein MSDIDDIRSALSYIDSHDRDTWWQVGAAVKDELGENGYDLWDEWSQRADNYDNRAAKSTWKSLKPGSFSIGTVWKLARQNGWQPAKPYTPPSVEEQARRKAESEARRQAAEQERQQTQQRVKGTAQKIWNSSRPASLSHPYLAAKGITNPDAIAGLRQNVYKDNDNLIIPVLYENEIVNLQSINQDGGKRFLAGGQVQGAYAFIGKADDVEKVGVVMAEGYATAASIYEATGKPVIIAFDAGNMVAVAERLAQKLPQNVPVVIAVDNDASQTGIKKARQAAALLGDRATAIQPEFSMTLIQQYQKGKGVDGKGRPPLPSDFNDLHQLAGLEAVRQSFAEGVNLVLNPDNSQDQAIIDELAEWHERIVKANDSRPEPENLENPMNPENKDNIQTTSSNTTNSIEYEGRTQTVNKPVYRESDFKHYELHDATTDIMYLRKTPEEIQQDLDKEGTLKFYEGITHDGQRVTFYKTEQGWEAPLKDEFIQEKNKKGQTSTRSESESTAPKFDRPSETEPNARKVVLDLQYRIPDNIKTRYHSVGGKFYSVSDHKTVLFEDKGKELKTALSDPQTVKDMLEVVKAKGWDSIKLSGSKDFRQAMFIEAAAQGIRTSGYNPTAADLQRVEALRERYAQNGIIPEMVREQERRQPEVEKEQPRKEPHKRTEQGNSQSETGKPTQEKEQLKPEVEREERIHTQPDAAMLSAADRLKAQSTLPSDRTINASPRADTDIDVPVHSIGREEVPAEVVHQTDDMKAAALNTGFVAAKDHYMQKAQKLSKPNQKKLAMYERGVMDSIRGLEGDVRTKALRNYYEHTAQNMHGTKLKLPDPIQIPSPEQVRQNDRQHQHGRSQEPEVELGR